The following coding sequences lie in one Stigmatella erecta genomic window:
- a CDS encoding DUF5953 family protein, protein MIVYAPALAGDDGRTLAVVHGMERARPGLRIGMMISDEGQLIPLADRDGAVARESSRGEMPPLRSTDDDFRVSVTGWGIPAGLCPDGRAQFEFHVALPLSADGIAAAAVLLEAVAENGRAFWGHATPVSAAWDIARQTKNLPGDLESPPRGLPVIKSPGAMSSPEIPHRLGWLNYWSAAAAGAIGFPDPARDAELLSRARRTASGGWVVRLTDAPLDLDSSAHLDALLRAYERFPEIGGRSAP, encoded by the coding sequence ATGATTGTCTACGCGCCCGCGCTTGCGGGGGATGATGGCCGCACTCTGGCTGTTGTTCATGGGATGGAGCGCGCACGGCCAGGCTTGCGCATCGGGATGATGATTTCTGACGAAGGCCAATTGATTCCTCTGGCGGATCGCGATGGAGCCGTTGCCCGCGAAAGCAGCCGTGGAGAAATGCCGCCGCTGCGCAGCACTGATGACGACTTTCGCGTGAGTGTCACAGGGTGGGGAATACCGGCGGGCCTTTGTCCTGATGGCCGAGCTCAATTTGAATTTCATGTAGCGCTGCCTCTGTCCGCTGACGGCATCGCGGCTGCGGCGGTTTTGTTGGAAGCGGTGGCGGAGAATGGGCGAGCGTTCTGGGGACACGCGACGCCGGTCAGCGCGGCTTGGGATATCGCTCGTCAGACGAAGAACCTGCCCGGTGATCTGGAATCCCCTCCCCGGGGGCTGCCCGTGATCAAGTCCCCTGGTGCCATGAGCTCGCCCGAAATTCCACATCGCCTGGGGTGGCTGAATTATTGGTCTGCCGCAGCCGCAGGCGCCATCGGTTTCCCGGACCCCGCCCGTGACGCCGAGTTGCTGTCGCGAGCGCGGCGCACGGCATCTGGCGGCTGGGTCGTGCGGCTCACAGACGCGCCGCTCGACCTGGACAGCTCAGCCCACCTGGACGCGCTCCTGCGGGCCTATGAGCGCTTCCCGGAGATCGGTGGTCGCTCAGCGCCTTGA
- a CDS encoding site-specific integrase → MTRAKKPKTQAKPKKTDTRQAELPLVAEIPTLGEIVEWYRKAHLSDPAINRNTRRGLQSTLRMALAHFGPEARPTLGQARMWLAQRVAMRELLPGGANSHRDRMHAVYTLAQQQFRPLLLNAFSFERFPGEKVKPEGLKDPARSWPKLLAAMPDDRARAFISLMRKRGFRLGEPLGLEWRHVKQDAPGGPSIHLEQQRDAWDSVPRPLKHTALAALMKLDKETARYLRSVQRSLKLRSPLFGSRTGALAGTAPCKDGTQRHYVFPYREKHLLELVRRARGACPEEFPVGKRGVRAGKMWHRLRHTYGTDVARTSGVEDAKKLLRHKYITSTQLYTTAVVGVPVSAEVLDRFDAAMEQQEQAPQEQSTVSACGGKSDTVNG, encoded by the coding sequence ATGACGCGCGCGAAGAAGCCGAAGACGCAGGCGAAGCCGAAGAAGACGGATACGAGGCAAGCAGAGCTGCCGCTCGTGGCGGAGATTCCGACGCTGGGGGAGATTGTGGAATGGTACCGCAAGGCCCACCTCTCGGACCCCGCCATTAACCGGAACACGCGCCGCGGGCTCCAGAGCACCCTGCGCATGGCACTGGCGCACTTCGGCCCAGAGGCCCGGCCGACGTTGGGCCAGGCGCGCATGTGGCTGGCCCAGCGCGTGGCAATGCGCGAGCTGCTCCCCGGCGGAGCGAACTCCCACCGCGATAGGATGCACGCCGTGTACACGCTGGCCCAGCAGCAGTTCCGCCCCCTCCTGCTCAACGCGTTCAGCTTCGAGCGCTTCCCGGGGGAGAAGGTGAAGCCCGAGGGGCTGAAGGACCCGGCACGAAGCTGGCCGAAGCTTCTCGCGGCAATGCCGGATGACCGGGCGAGGGCCTTCATCAGCCTCATGCGCAAGCGGGGCTTTCGGCTGGGCGAGCCGCTGGGACTGGAGTGGCGCCACGTGAAACAGGACGCGCCCGGTGGACCGTCCATCCACCTGGAGCAGCAGCGCGACGCCTGGGATTCGGTGCCGCGCCCGTTGAAGCACACGGCGCTGGCGGCGCTCATGAAGCTCGACAAGGAAACGGCCCGCTACCTGCGCAGCGTCCAGCGCTCCCTCAAGCTGCGCTCGCCGCTGTTCGGCTCGCGGACAGGGGCACTGGCGGGGACGGCGCCGTGCAAGGACGGCACGCAACGCCACTACGTGTTCCCCTACCGCGAGAAGCACCTCTTGGAGTTGGTGCGGCGTGCGCGCGGGGCGTGTCCCGAGGAGTTCCCGGTGGGCAAGCGGGGCGTGCGAGCGGGGAAGATGTGGCACCGGCTACGCCACACCTACGGCACGGACGTGGCGCGGACCTCGGGGGTGGAGGACGCAAAGAAGCTGTTGAGGCACAAGTACATCACCAGCACGCAGCTCTACACGACGGCTGTGGTGGGCGTGCCGGTGAGCGCCGAAGTGCTGGACCGCTTCGACGCGGCGATGGAGCAGCAAGAGCAGGCACCGCAGGAGCAGAGCACTGTATCTGCCTGCGGGGGAAAATCAGATACAGTAAACGGGTAG
- a CDS encoding peptidylprolyl isomerase, producing MANTKDRSGSSTSAAFSGDVQINGILNKIPAALALDDAPVMLPEVEAPSLEGLTAELTPRPLTQDDLLDRLTELVREHAQRRERAQTETVALGDEVLLDTLGYAKGRILPFSIQENRWALVNPDPLLPGFFEALVGRQVGLSVDIALTLPLDYPVESLRGASARFLVDVKEARELSLPDAESPAFIASMGKGATLVDVMRQLGEDLANERAEEATREAREHVLDVLVERTQVEVPEPLVDEEIRRRWAEAERPLLQRKDFGPDELQQALEAWQQDPLTRADATRRLKIALVLAAIARRDQIQPQREALESIEGFLTGPARIPREQLQRVLENDPDVQERLSNVLMQLAVIDHVMSKVTLTAAPPRGA from the coding sequence ATGGCCAACACGAAGGACCGTTCGGGAAGCAGCACGTCCGCGGCATTCAGCGGGGATGTGCAGATCAATGGAATCCTGAACAAGATTCCCGCGGCGCTGGCGCTGGACGACGCGCCCGTGATGTTGCCGGAGGTGGAGGCTCCCTCCTTGGAGGGGCTCACCGCGGAGCTGACCCCCCGGCCCCTCACGCAAGACGATCTCCTCGACCGGCTGACCGAGCTCGTGCGTGAGCACGCGCAGCGGCGGGAGCGTGCGCAGACGGAGACCGTCGCCCTGGGCGACGAGGTGCTGCTCGATACCCTCGGCTATGCGAAGGGCCGCATCCTGCCCTTCTCCATCCAGGAGAACCGCTGGGCGCTGGTCAACCCGGATCCCTTGCTGCCGGGCTTCTTCGAGGCGCTCGTGGGCCGGCAGGTGGGGCTCTCGGTGGACATCGCGCTGACCCTGCCGCTGGACTACCCCGTGGAGTCGCTGCGCGGCGCGTCCGCGCGCTTCCTGGTGGACGTGAAGGAGGCGCGCGAGCTGTCGCTGCCGGACGCCGAGTCCCCCGCCTTCATCGCCTCGATGGGGAAGGGGGCCACCCTGGTGGACGTCATGCGCCAGCTGGGCGAGGACCTCGCGAACGAGCGCGCGGAGGAGGCCACGCGCGAGGCCCGGGAGCACGTGCTCGACGTGCTGGTGGAGCGCACGCAGGTGGAGGTGCCCGAGCCGCTGGTGGACGAGGAGATCCGCCGCCGCTGGGCCGAGGCCGAGCGCCCCCTCCTCCAGCGCAAGGACTTCGGGCCCGACGAACTGCAGCAGGCGCTGGAGGCTTGGCAGCAGGATCCGCTCACGCGCGCCGACGCCACGCGGCGCCTGAAGATCGCCCTGGTGCTGGCCGCCATCGCCCGGCGCGATCAGATCCAGCCTCAGCGCGAGGCCCTGGAGTCCATCGAGGGGTTTCTGACAGGGCCCGCGAGGATTCCGCGCGAGCAGCTCCAACGTGTCCTGGAGAACGATCCGGACGTTCAGGAGCGGCTGTCCAACGTGCTGATGCAACTGGCGGTCATCGATCACGTCATGTCGAAGGTGACGCTCACGGCCGCGCCACCCCGCGGCGCCTGA
- a CDS encoding alpha-amylase family protein: MIDDLWYKNAIIYCLDVKTFMDSNGDGVGDFEGLTRRLGYLAGIGVDAIWLLPFHPSPMRDNGYDITDFYGIHPNLGSLGDFVDFTHEAKKHGIRVLMDLVVNHTSDQHPWFKAAVKDERSKYRDWYLWSKTKPKDAHQGMVFPGVQESTWTRHPKAQAYYFHRFYKFQPDLNISNPDVQTEIQRIVGFWLELGVSGFRMDAVPFVIQRDGARGLHTEQFRLLKNLRTFLQWRAGDAILLAEANVEPKQNFEYFGKDGERMHMMFNFFVNQHAFYALATADVRPLARALERTRIPHETSQWAHFMRNNDELDLGRLDEAQRQRVFQEFGPEPRMQVYGRGLRRRLSPMFEGDRRRQELAYSLMFTLPGTPVMRYGDEIGMGEDLSLKERSAVRTPMQWSTEANAGFSTAKKTVLPVISDGPFGYPRLNVADQRRDPNSLLNWTERLIRARKECPEIGWGEWRVLETSSPHVLALRYDWRNNGVVFLHNFDPKGHLVTFGAGSAEGTMLANILSGEHSHADGRGQHRVELEGYGYRWFRVGGLDYLLKRSR, from the coding sequence ATGATCGACGACCTCTGGTACAAGAACGCCATCATCTACTGCCTGGACGTCAAGACGTTCATGGACTCCAACGGGGATGGGGTGGGGGACTTCGAGGGCCTCACCCGCCGCCTGGGCTATCTGGCGGGCATCGGCGTCGACGCCATCTGGCTGTTGCCCTTCCACCCCTCGCCCATGCGGGACAACGGCTACGACATCACCGACTTCTACGGGATTCACCCCAACCTGGGCTCGCTCGGGGACTTCGTGGACTTCACCCACGAGGCGAAGAAGCACGGCATCCGCGTCCTGATGGACCTGGTGGTGAACCACACCTCGGACCAGCACCCCTGGTTCAAGGCGGCGGTGAAGGACGAGCGCTCGAAGTACCGCGACTGGTACCTCTGGTCGAAGACGAAGCCGAAGGATGCCCACCAGGGCATGGTCTTCCCCGGCGTGCAGGAGAGCACCTGGACGCGCCACCCCAAGGCCCAGGCGTACTACTTCCACCGCTTCTACAAGTTCCAGCCCGACCTCAACATCTCCAACCCCGACGTGCAGACGGAGATCCAGCGCATCGTGGGGTTCTGGCTGGAGCTGGGCGTGTCGGGCTTCCGGATGGACGCGGTCCCCTTCGTCATCCAGCGCGATGGCGCCCGGGGCCTGCACACCGAGCAGTTCCGCCTGCTCAAGAACCTGCGGACCTTTCTCCAGTGGCGGGCCGGTGACGCCATCCTCCTCGCGGAGGCCAACGTGGAGCCGAAGCAGAACTTCGAATACTTCGGCAAGGACGGAGAACGGATGCACATGATGTTCAACTTCTTCGTCAACCAGCACGCGTTCTACGCGCTGGCCACCGCGGACGTGCGCCCGCTCGCCCGGGCCCTGGAGCGCACGCGCATCCCCCACGAGACGTCCCAGTGGGCGCACTTCATGCGCAACAACGATGAGCTGGACCTGGGCCGGCTCGACGAGGCGCAGCGCCAGCGCGTGTTCCAGGAGTTCGGCCCCGAGCCCCGCATGCAGGTGTATGGCCGTGGCCTGCGGCGCCGGCTCTCCCCCATGTTCGAGGGGGACCGGCGGCGCCAGGAGCTGGCCTACAGCCTGATGTTCACCCTGCCGGGCACGCCCGTGATGCGCTACGGCGACGAGATTGGCATGGGCGAGGACCTGTCCCTCAAGGAGCGCAGCGCCGTGCGTACCCCCATGCAGTGGTCCACCGAGGCGAACGCCGGCTTCTCCACCGCGAAGAAGACCGTCCTGCCGGTCATCTCGGACGGACCCTTCGGCTACCCGCGCCTGAACGTGGCCGACCAGCGCAGGGATCCCAACTCCCTGCTCAACTGGACCGAGCGCCTCATCCGCGCGCGCAAGGAGTGCCCGGAGATTGGCTGGGGCGAGTGGCGGGTGCTGGAGACCAGCTCCCCGCACGTGCTGGCGCTGCGCTACGACTGGCGCAACAACGGCGTCGTGTTCCTGCACAACTTCGATCCCAAGGGGCACCTGGTGACGTTCGGGGCCGGAAGCGCCGAGGGGACGATGCTCGCCAACATCCTGTCGGGCGAACACTCGCACGCGGATGGGCGGGGCCAGCACCGGGTGGAGCTCGAAGGCTATGGCTACCGCTGGTTCCGCGTGGGCGGGCTCGACTACCTCCTCAAGCGCTCACGGTAG
- a CDS encoding class I SAM-dependent methyltransferase, which translates to MNGSPVTSGWAAARAEKWRVHLSGMEAMLKPVDEPLIRALQLDGPYRIADIGCGGGETAFEILRQAPVGSTVHGFDITPSLIEAARARIPPADRAIAFDVADMGTAAAPEAPYHRLASRFGIMFFDDPPAAFANLARWLAPGGRFAFAVWGPQADNPWVTSVRDAAAEAVDIPPTEPDAPGPFRYAKVDTLLHLLGRAGLDGLDARDWRGTLPIGEGLSPGDAASFALASFSSFGELLAKAGDAALQAAHQALTARFARHHQDGAVRMGACVHIVTGTRP; encoded by the coding sequence ATGAATGGGTCTCCCGTAACTTCCGGTTGGGCCGCCGCGCGCGCCGAGAAATGGCGTGTCCATCTGTCTGGCATGGAGGCGATGCTCAAGCCGGTCGATGAGCCGCTGATTCGCGCGCTGCAACTCGATGGGCCTTACAGGATCGCCGATATCGGGTGTGGTGGCGGCGAGACGGCGTTTGAGATCCTGCGCCAGGCACCTGTGGGGAGCACCGTTCACGGCTTCGACATCACGCCCTCCCTCATCGAAGCGGCGCGTGCTCGCATCCCTCCTGCGGACCGCGCGATCGCCTTCGACGTGGCGGACATGGGGACGGCGGCGGCGCCCGAAGCGCCCTATCACCGCCTGGCCTCGCGCTTCGGCATCATGTTCTTTGATGATCCCCCCGCCGCGTTTGCCAACCTGGCCCGCTGGCTCGCACCGGGCGGCCGGTTCGCCTTCGCGGTCTGGGGGCCTCAGGCAGACAATCCGTGGGTGACGAGCGTCCGCGACGCGGCAGCCGAGGCCGTTGACATACCGCCCACCGAACCCGATGCGCCGGGGCCGTTCCGCTATGCCAAGGTGGACACATTGCTCCACCTGCTCGGCCGGGCGGGTTTGGATGGACTCGACGCGCGCGACTGGCGTGGAACGCTCCCGATTGGAGAAGGGCTGTCGCCCGGGGATGCGGCGAGTTTCGCGCTCGCCTCCTTTTCCTCGTTCGGTGAGCTGCTGGCCAAAGCAGGCGACGCGGCGCTCCAGGCCGCACACCAGGCCTTGACGGCACGCTTTGCCCGGCACCACCAGGACGGTGCCGTCCGGATGGGAGCGTGCGTTCACATCGTCACGGGGACGCGCCCGTGA
- a CDS encoding glycoside hydrolase family 19 protein: MADKAKVLKTVVAVASLGLVPAHHFLRDGKNPLTLEALRAAYPRLSAADAARYLRPLNQALREGALLTPRRAAAFLAQLGHESGELRYWEELASGADYENRKDLGNTQPGDGVRFKGRGPIQLTGRANYRAAGAALGLPLEEQPELVATVDVGFRVAVWFWNSRKLSALADLGTLEAFRTITLRINGGQNGAADREAKWATAKAVLGDGT, from the coding sequence ATGGCGGACAAGGCGAAGGTGCTGAAGACGGTGGTGGCGGTGGCGAGCCTGGGCCTTGTTCCCGCTCACCACTTCCTGCGCGATGGGAAGAACCCCCTCACGCTGGAGGCGCTGCGCGCGGCGTACCCGCGCCTCTCGGCGGCGGATGCGGCGCGCTACTTGCGGCCCCTCAACCAGGCGCTGCGCGAGGGCGCGCTGCTCACGCCCCGCCGCGCGGCGGCCTTCCTCGCGCAGCTCGGCCACGAGAGCGGCGAACTGCGCTACTGGGAGGAACTGGCGAGCGGCGCCGACTACGAGAACCGCAAGGACCTGGGCAACACGCAACCCGGGGACGGCGTGCGCTTCAAGGGGCGCGGCCCCATTCAGCTCACCGGCCGCGCCAACTACCGCGCGGCGGGCGCGGCGTTGGGGCTGCCGCTGGAGGAGCAGCCCGAGCTGGTGGCGACGGTGGACGTGGGCTTCCGCGTGGCCGTGTGGTTCTGGAACAGCCGCAAGCTCAGCGCGCTTGCGGACCTGGGCACGCTGGAGGCGTTCCGCACCATCACCCTGCGCATCAACGGCGGGCAGAACGGCGCGGCGGACCGAGAGGCGAAGTGGGCCACCGCCAAGGCGGTGTTGGGAGACGGCACGTGA
- the hflX gene encoding GTPase HflX codes for MPSSSSLPPAVLVGVQLPGVSDIEHAADLAELGRLVHTLGYEVVATVSQRRESVAAGTVLGTGKLQELARLTGGSGNVPSGAQARKSKARERWEAGEEEPPEEEAEEEPEEGEGTVPPTVTPRVVVVDHELSPSQLSNLERATGAQVLDRTGVIVDIFHRHARSREARMQVEIARLNYLAPRMRESTGSRERQQGRGSGDSAMELDRRKIRDRLAELREGLASIQADQEQRRYARRDQLRVALVGYTNAGKSSLMRALTGSEVLVADQLFATLDTTVRALQPETRPRILVSDTVGFIQKLPHDLVASFRSTLDEALEASLLLYVVDASDPTWDAQLEVTRSVLREIGAESVPSRLLFNKADRLSPEAREALLQQHPEAIVLSAHAPEDVAALRLKVMEFFERSMMEAELVIPYARQGRIGEVYENARVLSEEFDEHGRRLKIRALPAAIAKLTHAFGK; via the coding sequence ATGCCGTCCTCTTCTTCGCTCCCCCCCGCCGTCTTGGTAGGCGTCCAGCTCCCGGGCGTCTCCGACATCGAACATGCCGCTGACCTCGCGGAGCTGGGGCGGCTGGTGCACACCCTGGGGTACGAGGTCGTCGCGACCGTGTCCCAGCGCCGCGAGTCGGTCGCGGCCGGAACGGTCCTCGGGACCGGAAAGCTCCAGGAGCTGGCCCGCCTCACGGGGGGCTCCGGTAACGTCCCTTCGGGAGCCCAGGCGCGCAAGTCGAAGGCGCGCGAGCGCTGGGAGGCCGGCGAGGAGGAGCCTCCCGAGGAGGAGGCCGAAGAGGAGCCCGAGGAAGGGGAGGGCACGGTGCCCCCCACGGTCACGCCCCGGGTGGTGGTGGTGGACCATGAGCTCTCGCCCAGCCAGCTGAGCAACCTGGAGCGGGCCACCGGGGCCCAGGTGCTCGACCGGACCGGCGTCATCGTGGACATCTTCCACCGCCACGCGCGCAGCCGGGAGGCGCGGATGCAGGTCGAGATCGCCCGGCTCAACTACCTGGCCCCGCGCATGCGCGAGTCCACGGGGAGCCGCGAGCGGCAACAGGGCCGGGGCTCCGGTGACTCGGCGATGGAACTCGACCGCCGCAAGATTCGGGACCGGCTCGCCGAGCTGCGCGAGGGGCTGGCCTCCATCCAGGCGGATCAGGAGCAGCGGCGCTACGCCCGGCGGGATCAGCTCCGGGTGGCCCTGGTGGGGTACACGAACGCGGGCAAGTCCTCGCTCATGCGGGCCCTGACGGGCAGCGAGGTGCTGGTGGCCGACCAGCTCTTCGCCACGCTGGACACCACGGTGCGGGCCCTGCAACCGGAGACCCGGCCTCGCATCCTGGTGTCGGACACCGTGGGCTTCATCCAGAAGCTGCCGCACGATCTCGTGGCCTCGTTCCGGTCCACGCTGGACGAGGCGCTGGAGGCCTCCCTGCTGCTCTACGTGGTGGATGCCTCGGACCCGACCTGGGACGCCCAGCTCGAAGTCACCCGCTCCGTGCTCCGCGAGATCGGCGCCGAGAGCGTCCCGAGCCGGTTGCTGTTCAACAAGGCGGACCGGCTCTCGCCCGAAGCCCGCGAGGCCCTGCTCCAGCAGCACCCCGAGGCCATTGTCCTCTCGGCCCACGCCCCGGAGGACGTCGCGGCGCTCCGGCTGAAGGTGATGGAGTTCTTCGAGCGCTCCATGATGGAGGCGGAGCTGGTGATTCCCTATGCCCGCCAGGGGCGCATCGGCGAGGTGTACGAGAATGCCCGGGTGCTCTCGGAGGAGTTCGACGAGCACGGTCGGCGGCTGAAGATCCGGGCGCTCCCGGCCGCGATCGCCAAGTTGACCCACGCGTTCGGAAAGTGA
- a CDS encoding DUF6310 domain-containing protein yields the protein MAERCFHALDHDRIRFNDPTGRCAVASAGTAALGIGICVLAAPEIVVGAVIVVGVVVVGVAIKEALDAYELKGSSREEVVPTPQTKPVPQELSANRKPKPSPLGQDWFPPGAADPRERERRPECAPKRVAPKGGNALHNRCADNVPFNAFRGANALVNGKAFDALQVVAGVLWEVKTDNFDAYPQELQDIVLRKNVRDFLVEQELARACGFDFRAGVRSATQKAMLETQEPRLRGVIVLMDWC from the coding sequence GTGGCGGAGCGGTGCTTTCATGCCCTTGACCACGACCGGATCCGGTTCAACGACCCGACGGGAAGATGTGCGGTCGCTTCGGCGGGCACGGCTGCCCTGGGGATTGGCATCTGTGTCCTGGCTGCTCCCGAGATCGTTGTCGGCGCGGTGATCGTCGTTGGCGTGGTGGTGGTGGGAGTCGCCATCAAGGAAGCGCTGGATGCGTATGAGCTGAAAGGCAGTAGCCGGGAGGAGGTAGTGCCCACGCCTCAAACGAAGCCCGTCCCCCAGGAACTCTCTGCGAATCGAAAGCCTAAGCCCAGCCCATTAGGGCAGGATTGGTTTCCTCCAGGGGCGGCTGACCCAAGAGAGCGAGAACGCCGCCCTGAGTGCGCCCCCAAACGAGTAGCGCCAAAGGGTGGAAATGCCTTGCATAACAGGTGTGCCGACAATGTGCCGTTCAACGCCTTCCGTGGCGCTAATGCGCTCGTTAATGGCAAAGCGTTCGACGCTCTGCAAGTGGTCGCAGGCGTGCTTTGGGAGGTGAAGACAGATAACTTCGACGCGTACCCTCAGGAACTTCAAGACATTGTGCTCAGAAAGAATGTGCGTGATTTCTTGGTCGAGCAAGAACTTGCCAGAGCATGTGGATTCGACTTCCGGGCCGGCGTGCGAAGCGCCACGCAAAAGGCCATGTTGGAAACACAAGAACCGCGGCTCCGGGGCGTTATCGTTCTGATGGATTGGTGCTGA
- a CDS encoding serine/threonine protein kinase, with the protein MLVRHADGHALLTDFGSGRYPHASTLTHDTLPPGTPAYRSPEACLFDLQFFRDPQARYSAGPADDLYALGVTAYRLVTGEYPELAEPFKDEADLWHLEGVASPAPCVLNPRVSPQLNAVILRMLSVQPQERGTAQALAEAMEQAAEIPHPENGQLLFAQEKKAQLAQEIALTKKRPPWRLRLATAATLVALGAWAGWFAREKSSPPSEAVRKEAAANPPKDKAPSGVGDIAAATSPVTAPTSSLRGMLAEDTLPTPVPGQMRPNAKGRCPHNQQIALNGGCWVELEREKCEALNILYKTAQGTCYVPVFSPKRPPTSVPAAQP; encoded by the coding sequence GTGCTGGTGCGGCACGCCGATGGGCATGCCCTGCTCACGGACTTCGGCTCGGGCCGTTACCCCCATGCCTCGACGCTGACGCACGACACACTGCCGCCAGGGACCCCGGCTTATCGTTCCCCGGAAGCATGTCTGTTCGATCTCCAGTTCTTCCGCGACCCGCAGGCTCGCTATTCCGCTGGGCCCGCGGATGACCTCTATGCGCTGGGCGTCACGGCCTACCGGCTCGTCACGGGCGAGTACCCCGAGCTCGCGGAGCCCTTCAAGGACGAGGCAGACCTCTGGCATCTGGAGGGCGTTGCCTCACCTGCTCCATGCGTCCTCAATCCTCGCGTATCGCCACAGCTCAATGCAGTGATTCTCCGCATGCTCTCGGTGCAGCCGCAAGAGCGAGGCACCGCCCAAGCGCTGGCCGAGGCGATGGAGCAGGCAGCGGAAATCCCTCATCCAGAAAACGGCCAGCTTCTCTTCGCTCAGGAGAAGAAGGCACAGCTTGCTCAGGAAATCGCTCTCACGAAGAAACGTCCGCCATGGAGGCTCCGGCTGGCAACAGCCGCAACGCTCGTCGCCCTGGGCGCCTGGGCAGGATGGTTTGCCCGTGAGAAGTCTTCGCCTCCCTCCGAGGCGGTCAGGAAGGAAGCGGCTGCAAACCCTCCCAAGGACAAGGCTCCATCAGGGGTAGGAGATATTGCTGCGGCCACATCCCCCGTCACCGCTCCCACGTCATCCCTTCGAGGCATGTTGGCGGAAGACACCCTGCCAACCCCTGTGCCAGGACAAATGCGGCCTAATGCCAAGGGACGCTGCCCTCATAACCAACAAATTGCCCTCAACGGAGGTTGCTGGGTCGAACTGGAGCGCGAGAAATGCGAGGCGCTCAACATCCTGTACAAGACAGCCCAAGGCACATGCTACGTGCCCGTATTCTCTCCCAAAAGGCCTCCCACCTCTGTCCCCGCAGCGCAGCCCTGA
- a CDS encoding alpha/beta hydrolase, translated as MRRRLRFALLAVLALGLLGLLLAAPDYVRGLSLVLRATGRHGGWAGTLTSWRTQPVEVTELQVPSRHGPLRARFYRPREHRGHTVVLTSGVHADGIDEPRLVMLARALSTEGVPVLTPEPVDLLRYEITPRLTDMVEDAATWTASQPSLAPDGKVSLFGISFSGGLSVVAAGRPGLKDKVAATLSFGGHGDLSRVLAFLCTGVKPDGQRLKPHDYGVVVILLNVAGQLVPSEQVEPLREAIRTFLRASHLTLTDPRRAEETFEEARRMQARLPEPAARLMGSVNTRDVAALGPLLLPFMQSFAADPSLSPERSPPPSAPVYLLHGADDTVIPAIESALLREALAPHTEVHRLATPLITHAEFDPKTGLADSLNLIALWSGLLSE; from the coding sequence GTGAGGCGGAGACTCCGGTTTGCCCTCCTGGCGGTGCTGGCCCTGGGCCTGCTGGGGCTCCTGCTCGCCGCGCCGGATTACGTGCGCGGCCTCTCGCTGGTGCTCCGGGCCACCGGCAGGCACGGCGGCTGGGCGGGCACCCTCACCTCCTGGAGGACGCAGCCCGTCGAGGTCACCGAGCTCCAGGTGCCCTCGCGGCACGGCCCCCTGCGCGCCCGCTTCTACCGGCCCCGGGAGCACCGGGGCCACACGGTGGTGCTGACCTCGGGCGTCCACGCGGACGGCATCGACGAGCCCCGGCTGGTGATGCTGGCCCGGGCGCTGTCCACCGAGGGGGTGCCCGTGCTCACCCCCGAGCCAGTGGACCTGCTCCGGTATGAAATCACCCCGCGCCTCACGGACATGGTCGAGGACGCGGCCACCTGGACCGCCTCGCAGCCTAGCCTCGCCCCCGATGGCAAGGTGAGCCTCTTCGGGATCAGCTTCTCGGGCGGGCTCTCCGTGGTGGCCGCCGGAAGGCCCGGGCTGAAGGACAAGGTGGCGGCCACGCTGTCCTTCGGGGGCCATGGCGATCTGTCGCGCGTGCTGGCCTTCCTGTGCACCGGCGTGAAGCCCGATGGCCAGCGCTTGAAGCCCCATGACTATGGCGTGGTGGTCATCCTGCTCAACGTGGCCGGACAGCTCGTCCCCTCGGAGCAGGTGGAGCCCCTGCGCGAGGCCATCCGCACCTTCCTGCGGGCCTCTCACCTCACCTTGACGGATCCCCGGCGGGCGGAGGAGACCTTCGAGGAAGCCCGGCGGATGCAGGCCCGCTTGCCCGAGCCCGCCGCGCGCCTGATGGGCTCCGTCAACACGCGCGATGTGGCCGCGCTCGGGCCGCTGCTCCTGCCCTTCATGCAGTCGTTCGCGGCGGACCCCTCGCTCTCCCCGGAGCGCTCGCCGCCGCCTTCGGCCCCCGTCTACCTGCTGCACGGCGCGGACGACACGGTCATCCCCGCGATCGAGTCGGCGCTCCTGCGCGAGGCGCTGGCGCCACACACCGAGGTCCACCGCCTCGCCACCCCCCTCATCACCCATGCCGAGTTCGACCCGAAAACAGGCCTGGCGGACAGTCTCAACCTGATTGCCTTGTGGTCCGGGTTACTCTCGGAATAA
- the cutA gene encoding divalent-cation tolerance protein CutA: MTEVILVLVTCPNPEVAGTIARQLVEEELVACGNILPTVRSIYRWQGQVLDEPESLLILKTRPELFEPVRQRLLALHPYEVPEVLSLRPEAGHRAYLDWVLHSTKAPGAGGT, encoded by the coding sequence ATGACCGAAGTGATTCTGGTGCTCGTGACGTGTCCCAACCCGGAGGTGGCCGGCACCATCGCCCGCCAGCTCGTGGAGGAGGAGCTGGTGGCGTGCGGCAACATCCTTCCCACCGTCCGCTCCATCTACCGGTGGCAGGGACAGGTGCTGGATGAGCCGGAGAGCCTGCTCATCCTCAAGACGCGCCCGGAGCTGTTCGAGCCCGTCCGGCAGCGCCTGCTGGCCCTTCATCCGTACGAAGTTCCGGAAGTCCTCTCGCTCCGGCCAGAGGCAGGCCACCGCGCCTACCTCGACTGGGTCCTCCATTCGACGAAGGCCCCCGGCGCCGGGGGGACCTGA